The proteins below are encoded in one region of Xenopus laevis strain J_2021 chromosome 8L, Xenopus_laevis_v10.1, whole genome shotgun sequence:
- the LOC108698214 gene encoding uncharacterized protein LOC108698214 isoform X1 yields MLVVRCVCREWGIGTIWNWWLRFSNVLTFILTVSMLTSDCCTGHTLEVHKTSLTASVGDSVRFSSSYSVSSPFYNWPSIEWSFGYQTILYYSIDNGSLNSNGRVIWSTGSTAISPLYEGRLEFHPVNASLTLKDLKHCDEGTYQITFLSFENIIKKKISLKVHATPGSYCGTESETEMLLAASDTLKADRLQNPEKEAAQCSTITFWVLISVLVVSTFLCFCILCKCILPSGKKAFAPKTLLKQGLWQVQRSHT; encoded by the exons ATGTTGGTTGTGCGCTGCGTGTGTAGAGAATGGGGAATAGG AACAATTTGGAATTGGTGGCTGCGTTTTTCCAATGTGCTGACGTTCATTCTTACAGTTTCGATGTTGACATCTG ATTGCTGTACAGGCCACACACTTGAGGTGCATAAAACCTCTTTAACCGCGTCTGTAGGGGATTCAGTAAGATTCTCTTCTTCCTACTCCGTCTCCAGTCCATTCTACAATTGGCCTTCTATAGAGTGGTCTTTTGGTTACCAGACGATTTTATATTACTCTATAGATAATGGTTCCTTAAACTCGAACGGTCGGGTCATATGGAGCACAGGAAGCACAGCGATCTCCCCTTTATACGAGGGACGCCTAGAATTTCATCCTGTGAATGCCTCCTTGACTTTAAAAGATCTCAAGCATTGTGATGAAGGCACTTACCAAATTACCTTCTTAAGTTTTGAGAATATTATAAAGAAGAAAATCAGTTTGAAAGTGCATGCAACTCCTGGTTCATATTGTGGTACAG aatcaGAAACTGAGATGTTATTGGCAGCATCTGATACACTCAAAGCAGACAGGTTACAGAATCCAGAGAAAGAGGCTGCCCAGTGCTCAACCATAACATTCTGGGTCTTGATAAGTGTTCTTGTTGTTAGCACTTTCCTCTGTTTTTGTATCTTATGTAAATGCATCCTaccctctggaaaaaaggcatttGCACCTAAAACCCTTTTAAAACAAGGCTTATGGCAAGTACAGAGAAGCCATACGTAG
- the LOC108698214 gene encoding uncharacterized protein LOC108698214 isoform X2, which produces MLTSDCCTGHTLEVHKTSLTASVGDSVRFSSSYSVSSPFYNWPSIEWSFGYQTILYYSIDNGSLNSNGRVIWSTGSTAISPLYEGRLEFHPVNASLTLKDLKHCDEGTYQITFLSFENIIKKKISLKVHATPGSYCGTESETEMLLAASDTLKADRLQNPEKEAAQCSTITFWVLISVLVVSTFLCFCILCKCILPSGKKAFAPKTLLKQGLWQVQRSHT; this is translated from the exons ATGTTGACATCTG ATTGCTGTACAGGCCACACACTTGAGGTGCATAAAACCTCTTTAACCGCGTCTGTAGGGGATTCAGTAAGATTCTCTTCTTCCTACTCCGTCTCCAGTCCATTCTACAATTGGCCTTCTATAGAGTGGTCTTTTGGTTACCAGACGATTTTATATTACTCTATAGATAATGGTTCCTTAAACTCGAACGGTCGGGTCATATGGAGCACAGGAAGCACAGCGATCTCCCCTTTATACGAGGGACGCCTAGAATTTCATCCTGTGAATGCCTCCTTGACTTTAAAAGATCTCAAGCATTGTGATGAAGGCACTTACCAAATTACCTTCTTAAGTTTTGAGAATATTATAAAGAAGAAAATCAGTTTGAAAGTGCATGCAACTCCTGGTTCATATTGTGGTACAG aatcaGAAACTGAGATGTTATTGGCAGCATCTGATACACTCAAAGCAGACAGGTTACAGAATCCAGAGAAAGAGGCTGCCCAGTGCTCAACCATAACATTCTGGGTCTTGATAAGTGTTCTTGTTGTTAGCACTTTCCTCTGTTTTTGTATCTTATGTAAATGCATCCTaccctctggaaaaaaggcatttGCACCTAAAACCCTTTTAAAACAAGGCTTATGGCAAGTACAGAGAAGCCATACGTAG